Proteins encoded by one window of Martelella endophytica:
- a CDS encoding LysE family translocator, whose protein sequence is MDLHIWLAFVAASTALLLIPGPTVLLILSYAISQGRRVALATVAGVALGDFIAMTASLAGLGALVLASAKLFLVLKWVGAAYLVYLGVRLFRSKGVGDAVPPASSATLSPRHVFLHALMVTALNPKSIVFFIAFVPQFVKPDAPLLPQFSILIATFVGLAVVNTLSYALAADKLREKIASPAVTAILPRIGGGALMAMGIATAAWRRAAL, encoded by the coding sequence ATGGACCTGCATATCTGGCTCGCCTTTGTCGCCGCATCGACAGCACTTCTGCTGATCCCCGGGCCGACCGTGCTTCTGATCCTGAGCTACGCGATCAGCCAGGGCCGGCGCGTTGCGCTGGCGACGGTCGCCGGCGTGGCGCTTGGCGATTTCATCGCCATGACGGCATCCCTCGCGGGTCTCGGTGCGCTGGTGCTCGCCTCTGCAAAACTCTTTCTGGTTCTGAAATGGGTCGGCGCCGCCTACCTCGTCTATCTGGGCGTCCGGCTTTTCCGTAGCAAGGGCGTCGGCGATGCCGTGCCGCCTGCTTCGAGCGCCACGCTCTCGCCCCGCCACGTCTTTCTGCATGCCTTGATGGTGACGGCGCTGAACCCGAAATCGATCGTGTTCTTCATCGCCTTCGTGCCGCAATTCGTGAAGCCCGACGCGCCGCTGCTGCCGCAATTTTCGATCCTGATCGCGACCTTCGTCGGCCTCGCCGTCGTCAACACGCTCTCCTATGCGCTCGCCGCCGACAAGCTGCGCGAGAAGATCGCCTCCCCCGCGGTCACCGCCATCCTGCCCCGCATCGGCGGCGGCGCGCTGATGGCCATGGGCATCGCCACCGCAGCCTGGCGGCGGGCGGCATTATAA
- the fabI gene encoding enoyl-ACP reductase FabI, with protein sequence MSGLMQGKRGLIMGVANNHSIAWGIAKAVHAEGAELAFTYQGDALGRRVHPLAAELGSDFVVPCDVEDIASVDSVFDAIKERWGKLDFVVHAIGFSDKSELKGQYANTTRENFVRTMVISCFSFTEIAKRAAALMPDGGSLLTLTYGGSTAVVPNYNVMGVAKAGLEASMRYLAGDFGPQGIRVNAISAGPVRTLAGSGVGDARLVYAWQQRNAPLRRSTTIEDVGGSALYLLSDLAAGVTGEIHFVDNGYNILSMPIPEMMRRGDPET encoded by the coding sequence ATGAGCGGACTTATGCAGGGCAAACGCGGCCTCATCATGGGCGTTGCCAACAACCACTCGATTGCCTGGGGCATCGCCAAGGCCGTTCACGCCGAAGGCGCGGAACTGGCCTTCACCTATCAAGGCGATGCGCTTGGCCGGCGGGTGCATCCGCTCGCGGCCGAGCTTGGCTCGGATTTCGTCGTTCCTTGCGACGTCGAGGATATCGCCAGCGTCGATTCGGTGTTCGACGCCATCAAGGAGCGCTGGGGCAAGCTCGATTTCGTCGTCCATGCCATCGGTTTCTCCGACAAGAGCGAGTTGAAGGGACAGTACGCCAACACGACGCGGGAAAATTTCGTCCGCACCATGGTGATATCCTGCTTCTCCTTTACCGAGATCGCCAAACGCGCTGCGGCCTTGATGCCGGACGGCGGCTCGCTTCTGACGCTGACTTATGGCGGATCGACCGCGGTCGTTCCGAACTATAACGTCATGGGCGTTGCCAAGGCCGGGCTTGAGGCATCGATGCGCTATCTCGCCGGCGACTTCGGCCCGCAGGGCATCCGCGTCAACGCCATTTCGGCCGGTCCGGTGCGCACGCTTGCAGGCTCCGGCGTCGGCGATGCCCGCCTCGTCTATGCCTGGCAGCAGCGCAATGCGCCGCTGCGCCGTTCGACCACGATCGAGGACGTCGGCGGCTCGGCGCTCTACCTGCTATCCGACCTCGCTGCGGGCGTCACCGGCGAGATCCACTTCGTCGACAACGGCTACAATATTCTCTCCATGCCGATCCCGGAGATGATGCGGCGCGGCGATCCGGAGACCTGA
- the irrA gene encoding iron response transcriptional regulator IrrA, with protein MTGRNRLAEERLRESGLRPTRQRVALADLLFAKGDRHVTVEELHGEAQEAGVPVSLATVYNTLHQFTGAGMIRVLAVEGAKTYFDTNTSDHHHFFVEGDNRVIDMPESSISLGGLPTPPDGMEIAHVDVIVRLRPKR; from the coding sequence ATGACAGGCAGGAATCGTCTTGCAGAGGAAAGATTGCGGGAAAGTGGGCTGCGGCCCACGCGGCAGCGTGTTGCGCTTGCCGACCTGCTCTTCGCCAAGGGCGATCGTCACGTGACCGTGGAGGAACTGCATGGCGAGGCGCAGGAAGCCGGCGTTCCGGTTTCGCTGGCGACCGTCTACAACACGCTGCATCAGTTCACCGGCGCCGGCATGATTCGCGTTCTCGCCGTCGAGGGCGCCAAGACTTATTTCGACACCAACACATCCGACCATCATCACTTCTTCGTCGAAGGCGACAACCGCGTCATCGACATGCCTGAGAGCAGCATTTCGCTCGGCGGCCTGCCGACTCCGCCGGACGGCATGGAAATCGCCCATGTCGATGTCATCGTGAGGCTCCGGCCCAAGCGCTGA
- a CDS encoding 5-guanidino-2-oxopentanoate decarboxylase codes for MSTVTVGEALVHLLEAHGVEIVFGIPGVHTAELYRGLATSRLRHVTPRHEQGAGFMADGYARVTGRPGVCFVITGPGLTNTITAMAQARADSVPMLVISGVNARGSQGKGLGLLHELPDQSAMMRTFAKASVTLSEGGELAAALSRCLRLSTEGRPGPVHLEIPTDVMVERIALPAPVMGNMTPARADETLLKRAAALIAQAKAPLILVGGGAVRAGEALAAFADRIDAPVVLTANARGLMAEHPLQVPASASLAPVRELIAASDVVIAVGTELGQTDYDVYADGGFPALRRLIRIDTVRMAAGLEAEVAIVEDCTSALSRLLACLPEERDTGGARRAAATREAAWNGLSAKIRAEVLLLHALRDAVPDARFIGDSTQLVYAGNLYYAAAAPGRWFNAATGYGALGYGLPAAVGAALADPEHPVVAIVGDGGLQFSVAELGAAVDERLNIVFLVWNNHGYGEIESFMRDAGIVPEGVRPAAPDMEALARAFGLAFCRARSDEETVAAVSGAVASGGVHLVEVVIPGDI; via the coding sequence ATGAGCACGGTTACAGTCGGCGAGGCCCTCGTTCATCTGCTCGAAGCCCATGGCGTCGAGATCGTCTTCGGCATTCCCGGCGTCCACACCGCCGAGCTCTACCGGGGGCTTGCAACTTCGAGGCTCCGGCATGTGACGCCGCGCCACGAGCAGGGCGCGGGGTTCATGGCGGATGGATATGCCCGGGTTACCGGCAGGCCGGGCGTCTGCTTCGTCATTACCGGCCCCGGCCTCACCAACACGATCACGGCGATGGCGCAGGCGCGGGCCGATTCGGTTCCGATGCTGGTGATCTCCGGCGTCAATGCGCGCGGAAGCCAGGGCAAGGGCCTCGGTCTGCTGCACGAACTGCCGGATCAGAGCGCGATGATGCGGACGTTTGCCAAGGCATCGGTGACACTTTCGGAAGGCGGCGAACTTGCCGCGGCGCTCTCCCGCTGCCTCCGGCTTTCGACCGAGGGTCGCCCCGGACCGGTGCATCTCGAAATTCCGACCGACGTCATGGTCGAGCGGATCGCGCTTCCGGCGCCGGTCATGGGCAATATGACCCCGGCTCGGGCTGACGAAACACTGTTGAAGCGGGCTGCGGCGCTGATTGCCCAGGCGAAGGCACCGCTCATCCTCGTCGGCGGCGGTGCGGTGCGGGCAGGCGAGGCTCTGGCTGCGTTTGCCGATCGTATCGACGCGCCCGTGGTGTTGACGGCGAATGCGCGCGGCCTGATGGCGGAGCACCCGCTGCAGGTTCCGGCCAGCGCCAGCCTTGCGCCGGTGCGCGAGTTGATCGCGGCAAGCGATGTCGTCATCGCCGTCGGCACGGAGCTCGGACAGACCGATTACGACGTCTACGCCGACGGCGGCTTTCCGGCTCTCAGGAGACTCATCCGCATCGACACGGTTCGGATGGCCGCTGGCCTTGAGGCGGAAGTGGCGATCGTCGAGGATTGCACCTCCGCGCTTTCCCGCCTGCTTGCCTGCCTGCCGGAGGAACGTGATACCGGTGGCGCGCGCCGGGCTGCGGCAACGCGCGAGGCGGCCTGGAATGGCCTTTCGGCGAAGATCCGGGCCGAGGTCCTGCTGTTGCATGCGCTACGGGATGCCGTTCCGGATGCCCGTTTCATCGGCGATTCCACCCAGCTCGTCTATGCTGGCAATCTCTACTATGCGGCAGCGGCGCCGGGGCGCTGGTTCAATGCCGCAACGGGCTATGGTGCGCTCGGCTACGGCCTGCCGGCGGCCGTCGGCGCGGCACTTGCCGATCCCGAACACCCGGTCGTTGCGATCGTCGGGGATGGCGGCCTGCAGTTTTCAGTCGCGGAGCTCGGAGCGGCCGTAGACGAGCGGCTGAACATCGTCTTTCTGGTGTGGAACAACCACGGCTACGGCGAGATCGAGAGCTTCATGCGCGACGCGGGCATCGTGCCCGAAGGTGTCAGGCCGGCAGCCCCCGACATGGAAGCCCTGGCACGGGCTTTCGGGCTGGCGTTCTGCCGTGCCCGTTCAGATGAAGAGACGGTCGCGGCGGTTTCAGGCGCGGTCGCAAGCGGCGGCGTTCATCTCGTTGAGGTCGTGATTCCGGGCGACATATAA
- a CDS encoding YdcF family protein, which yields MFILSKLFWLVLQPLAFAFLSMLLALFCLAFAKAGAAAVFTILAILVLGLSAFTNAGTVMMAGLESRFSRSEFPETPACAIVLGGGINTGLSARRGSYAFTRAADRYIETLRLARLYPDMKILVTGGDNSLTGNINGEAEPAGRFFADHGIAPERLLYEPEARNTAENAALSAVLMREHGLDGPCLLVTSAYHMPRSVGLFRKQQLSVLPWPVDYRTAGSERLSFSLDRPLINTVMFSTALREWAGLLMARATGRSDAVAPR from the coding sequence ATGTTCATTCTGTCGAAACTCTTCTGGCTGGTGCTGCAGCCGCTGGCCTTCGCCTTCCTGTCAATGCTTCTGGCACTCTTCTGCCTCGCCTTTGCCAAGGCGGGGGCCGCCGCCGTCTTCACGATCCTGGCGATCCTGGTGCTCGGCCTTTCGGCCTTCACCAATGCCGGCACGGTGATGATGGCCGGGCTGGAAAGCCGGTTCTCGCGTAGCGAATTTCCCGAAACACCCGCCTGCGCCATCGTGCTGGGCGGCGGCATCAATACCGGGCTTTCGGCACGACGTGGCAGCTACGCCTTCACCCGCGCCGCCGATCGCTACATCGAGACGCTGCGGCTGGCGCGGCTTTATCCCGACATGAAGATCCTGGTGACCGGCGGCGACAATTCGCTCACCGGCAACATCAATGGCGAGGCGGAGCCGGCCGGCCGGTTCTTCGCCGACCACGGCATTGCACCGGAGCGGCTGCTCTATGAGCCGGAAGCCCGCAACACTGCGGAAAATGCAGCATTGTCAGCGGTGCTGATGCGGGAACATGGCCTTGACGGCCCCTGCCTGCTGGTGACGTCGGCCTATCACATGCCGCGTTCGGTCGGCCTGTTCCGCAAGCAACAGCTCAGCGTGCTGCCCTGGCCGGTGGATTATCGTACGGCGGGCAGCGAGCGTCTGTCGTTCAGCCTCGATCGGCCGCTGATCAATACCGTGATGTTCTCGACGGCGCTCAGGGAATGGGCGGGACTTCTGATGGCGCGGGCCACGGGGCGGAGCGATGCGGTCGCTCCCCGGTGA
- a CDS encoding porin: MTLKSLFLGSAAAFVAASGAQAADPVVVIEPTPANYVEVCDVFGAGYFYIPGTETCLNIGGYVRFQVDADDSNWGVLSRGHLGVTAKSDTELGVLTADIEINANAYSDGTNEVVLDNVYLGLGGFQAGYFDTYWDEDLVGEVDQLSGNTKISEMRYAFVGNGFVAGLALDALEPGMVNVYDDQNTDMNKLGVAGRVGFSAGGASAKLDAAYDTYNEEASFRVLSSFALGPGALELAALYNTGANAYAQTWDINSSYYGYTEWAVAAGYQLDVTDKLRITPQVQYSQLKTDNDIGLGDDPDLWNGGVYFEYELVHNFWAKLNVQYTDYNDDLSDAGASDWSGYFRLQRDF, translated from the coding sequence ATGACCTTGAAAAGCCTTTTCCTGGGCTCTGCAGCGGCCTTCGTAGCCGCCTCTGGCGCACAGGCCGCCGATCCGGTCGTCGTCATCGAGCCGACCCCGGCAAACTATGTTGAAGTCTGCGACGTCTTCGGCGCCGGCTACTTCTACATTCCGGGCACTGAAACCTGCCTCAACATTGGCGGTTATGTCCGTTTCCAGGTTGACGCTGACGACAGCAACTGGGGCGTTCTGAGCCGTGGCCACCTCGGCGTCACCGCAAAGTCGGACACCGAACTCGGCGTCCTGACGGCTGACATCGAAATCAACGCCAACGCTTACAGCGACGGCACCAACGAAGTCGTTCTCGACAACGTTTACCTCGGTCTCGGTGGCTTCCAGGCCGGTTACTTCGACACCTACTGGGATGAAGATCTCGTTGGCGAAGTTGACCAGCTGTCGGGCAACACCAAGATCAGCGAAATGCGCTACGCCTTTGTAGGCAACGGCTTCGTCGCCGGTCTCGCCCTCGATGCGCTCGAGCCGGGCATGGTCAACGTCTATGATGACCAGAACACCGACATGAACAAGCTCGGCGTTGCCGGTCGCGTCGGCTTCTCCGCTGGTGGCGCTTCCGCCAAGCTCGATGCCGCTTACGACACCTACAACGAAGAAGCTTCGTTCCGCGTGCTGAGCAGCTTCGCTCTCGGCCCGGGCGCTCTTGAGCTGGCCGCCCTCTACAACACCGGCGCCAACGCTTACGCCCAGACGTGGGATATCAATTCCTCGTACTACGGCTACACCGAATGGGCCGTCGCTGCTGGTTACCAGCTCGACGTTACCGACAAGCTGCGCATCACGCCGCAGGTTCAGTACAGCCAGCTGAAGACCGACAACGACATCGGCCTCGGCGACGATCCGGACCTGTGGAACGGTGGCGTGTACTTCGAATACGAGCTGGTTCACAACTTCTGGGCCAAGCTGAACGTTCAGTACACCGACTACAACGACGATCTTTCCGACGCCGGTGCATCCGACTGGTCCGGTTACTTCCGTCTGCAGCGCGACTTCTAA
- a CDS encoding pyridoxal phosphate-dependent aminotransferase — protein sequence MHYATISERLSGLGSDKWAVHLKARAMKRAGTSVLELTIGEPDVAPDPVLAAEVTTALAAGRVGYSNGRGEAPLLDALARRYSARTGRTIGHENIVCFPGTQTALFAVMLTLVEAGDAVLVGDPLYATYEGVIRSTGARMQPVPLSAEDGFHMRADALERAITPDCRVLLLNTPHNPTGAVLSADDIAAIGAVCRRHGLWIIADEVYEELIFGAAFASPLDDADLAGRTISVSSISKSHAAPGFRSGWAVGPAEFCERLLPVAETMLFGNQPFIADATAAAILRPSGVSAALRQSLRRRAWLLVEALAAAPGIACAMPEAGMFAFADVSETGLSGEAFALGLLAAEQVAVMPGSSFGDQADGFIRISLTVDDADIAEAAHRIARYAASLSARGARTA from the coding sequence ATGCATTATGCGACGATATCCGAGCGGCTCAGCGGTCTCGGCTCCGACAAGTGGGCCGTACACCTGAAGGCGCGTGCGATGAAGCGAGCCGGAACGTCGGTTCTCGAACTGACCATCGGCGAGCCCGATGTCGCACCCGATCCGGTGCTCGCGGCCGAAGTGACGACGGCGCTTGCCGCCGGCCGCGTCGGCTATTCGAACGGGCGCGGCGAAGCGCCGCTTCTCGACGCGCTGGCAAGGCGCTATAGCGCCCGCACCGGCCGCACGATCGGCCACGAGAACATCGTCTGCTTTCCCGGTACCCAGACGGCGCTGTTCGCGGTGATGTTGACGCTGGTCGAGGCCGGCGACGCGGTGCTCGTCGGCGATCCGCTCTATGCTACCTATGAAGGGGTGATCCGCTCGACCGGCGCCCGGATGCAGCCTGTGCCGCTCTCGGCGGAGGATGGCTTCCACATGCGCGCCGACGCGTTGGAACGGGCGATCACGCCGGATTGCAGGGTGCTGCTTCTCAATACCCCGCACAACCCGACCGGTGCCGTGCTGAGTGCCGATGACATTGCCGCAATCGGTGCGGTCTGCCGCCGGCATGGCCTCTGGATCATTGCCGACGAAGTCTACGAAGAGCTGATCTTCGGCGCCGCATTCGCCTCGCCGCTCGATGATGCCGATCTGGCCGGGCGCACCATCTCCGTTTCCTCCATCTCGAAATCCCATGCCGCCCCCGGTTTCCGCAGCGGATGGGCGGTGGGGCCGGCGGAATTCTGCGAGCGGCTGCTGCCCGTCGCCGAAACCATGCTCTTCGGCAACCAGCCCTTCATCGCCGATGCGACCGCGGCGGCCATCCTCCGCCCGAGCGGTGTTTCGGCAGCCTTGCGGCAATCGCTGCGGCGGCGCGCATGGCTGCTGGTGGAGGCGCTTGCGGCCGCCCCAGGTATCGCCTGCGCCATGCCGGAAGCCGGCATGTTTGCCTTCGCCGATGTCTCGGAGACCGGCCTTTCCGGTGAGGCTTTCGCGCTCGGCCTGCTCGCAGCGGAACAGGTGGCGGTGATGCCCGGTTCCTCCTTCGGCGACCAGGCGGACGGTTTCATCCGCATCAGCCTGACCGTCGACGATGCCGATATTGCCGAGGCGGCGCACCGTATCGCTCGCTATGCCGCGAGCCTTTCGGCGCGGGGGGCGAGAACGGCATGA
- a CDS encoding aldose epimerase family protein produces MNAPQPFGKTKDGETVSRVTISGGGLTAKVLNWGAVVQDLRLEGHDHALVLGFDSFDHYLTHSPYFGATPGRSSNRIANGRFSIDGKEYQVDCNEKGITNLHGGSDGIGVSMWEFEEVADDRVTLKIVDKDGRGGFPGNCTIRAHFHLKPGGVFSVVYESTTDQPTIANICNHTYFNLGNGTDTLDHELMIAADHYLPVDERQIPTGEIRPVDGTAFDFRKAKPMRQRDADGKQALFDHNFCFSPERTEKRPVIHVHAPSSGVTLDVLTTEPGVQFYAAFKLDETPEGLNGFTYGPFAGFCLETQVWPDAVNHKGFPNAILRPGETLRQETDYVFRKG; encoded by the coding sequence ATGAACGCGCCGCAACCCTTTGGTAAAACGAAAGACGGCGAGACCGTCTCCCGTGTGACGATCTCAGGCGGCGGGCTGACCGCGAAGGTGTTGAACTGGGGCGCCGTCGTCCAGGACCTGCGCCTTGAAGGCCACGATCACGCCCTGGTGCTCGGCTTCGACAGCTTCGATCACTACCTCACCCATTCTCCCTATTTCGGCGCCACGCCCGGCCGTTCATCAAACCGCATCGCCAATGGCCGTTTTTCGATCGACGGCAAGGAATATCAGGTCGACTGCAACGAGAAGGGCATCACCAATCTCCATGGCGGCAGCGATGGCATCGGCGTCAGCATGTGGGAATTCGAAGAGGTCGCCGATGACCGGGTGACGCTGAAGATCGTCGACAAGGACGGCCGCGGCGGCTTTCCCGGCAACTGTACCATCCGCGCGCACTTTCACCTGAAGCCCGGCGGCGTGTTCTCGGTCGTCTATGAGAGCACCACCGACCAGCCGACCATCGCAAACATCTGCAACCACACCTATTTCAACCTCGGCAACGGTACGGACACGCTCGACCACGAACTGATGATCGCCGCCGATCATTATCTGCCGGTCGACGAACGCCAGATCCCCACCGGCGAGATACGTCCCGTGGACGGCACGGCTTTCGATTTCCGCAAGGCCAAGCCGATGCGCCAGCGCGACGCGGATGGCAAGCAGGCGCTTTTCGACCACAACTTCTGTTTCTCGCCGGAGCGCACCGAAAAGCGGCCCGTCATCCATGTCCATGCGCCTTCCTCCGGGGTCACGCTGGACGTGCTGACCACCGAGCCGGGCGTGCAGTTCTATGCCGCCTTCAAGCTGGACGAAACGCCCGAGGGCCTGAACGGCTTCACCTATGGCCCCTTCGCCGGCTTCTGCCTGGAAACCCAGGTCTGGCCGGATGCGGTCAATCACAAGGGTTTTCCGAACGCAATCCTGAGGCCCGGCGAAACGCTGCGGCAGGAAACGGATTACGTGTTCCGGAAGGGCTGA
- a CDS encoding heavy-metal-associated domain-containing protein yields MTETLKIEGMGCGGCVSTVTKALAGVPGISDINVSLEKAEARFALNAPATREQAVKAVEESGYDVKG; encoded by the coding sequence ATGACCGAGACACTCAAGATCGAAGGCATGGGCTGTGGCGGCTGCGTGTCGACTGTGACCAAGGCGCTTGCCGGCGTGCCGGGCATTTCCGACATCAATGTCAGTCTTGAAAAAGCCGAAGCCCGCTTCGCCCTCAACGCCCCGGCGACGCGCGAGCAGGCGGTAAAGGCGGTCGAGGAATCGGGTTACGACGTCAAGGGGTGA
- the fabA gene encoding 3-hydroxyacyl-[acyl-carrier-protein] dehydratase FabA: protein MSDRQTQFDYDDIIKCAEGELFGPGNAQLPLPPMLMVHRITEISETGGAFDKGFIRAEYDVSPDDWYFPCHFKGNPIMPGCLGLDGMWQLTGFFLGWLGEEGRGMALSTGEVKFKGMVRPSVKLLEYGIDFKRVMRGRLVLGTADGWLKADGETIYQATDLRVGLSKDKSA, encoded by the coding sequence ATGAGCGACAGACAGACGCAGTTCGATTACGACGACATCATCAAATGCGCGGAGGGGGAGCTTTTCGGGCCGGGCAATGCGCAATTGCCGCTGCCGCCGATGCTGATGGTTCACCGGATCACCGAGATTTCCGAAACCGGCGGCGCATTCGACAAGGGCTTCATCCGGGCCGAATATGATGTCAGCCCCGACGACTGGTATTTTCCATGCCACTTCAAGGGCAACCCGATCATGCCCGGCTGCCTCGGTCTCGATGGCATGTGGCAGCTTACCGGTTTCTTCCTCGGCTGGCTGGGAGAAGAAGGCCGCGGCATGGCCCTGTCGACCGGAGAAGTGAAATTCAAGGGCATGGTACGCCCGAGCGTCAAGCTCCTGGAATATGGTATCGACTTCAAGCGCGTGATGCGCGGTCGCCTTGTTCTGGGCACGGCCGATGGCTGGCTGAAGGCCGACGGAGAGACGATTTATCAGGCAACCGATCTTCGGGTCGGCCTGTCCAAGGATAAATCCGCCTGA
- the fabB gene encoding beta-ketoacyl-ACP synthase I translates to MRRVVVTGLGIVSSIGNDAAEVTASLREAKSGISFSQDFADHGFKCQVWGKPTLDPTDLVDRRAMRFLSQGGAWNHVAMKQAIADAGLEENDITNERTGIVMGSGGPSTRTIVEAALTTEKNGSPKRIGPFAVPKAMSSTASATLATWFKIHGVNYSISSACSTSAHCIGNAAELIQWGKQDVMFAGGHEDLDWTMSNLFDAMGAMSTDFNESAPNRASRAYDANRDGFVIAGGAGVVILEELEHAKARGAKIYGEIIGYGATSDGYDMVAPSGEGAVRCMRQALAGVDDEIDYINTHGTSTPVGDSREIGAIREVFADKIPHIQSTKSLTGHSLGAAGVQESIYGLLMMQEGFIGESAHIDELDPEFEGVPVVRSRIDNAKIDTVLSNSFGFGGTNATLVFRRYNG, encoded by the coding sequence ATGAGACGTGTTGTCGTTACGGGACTGGGTATCGTATCCTCGATCGGAAACGATGCCGCCGAGGTCACCGCTTCGCTGCGCGAAGCCAAGTCCGGCATTTCCTTCTCACAGGACTTTGCCGACCACGGCTTCAAGTGCCAGGTCTGGGGCAAGCCGACGCTTGATCCGACCGATCTGGTCGACCGCCGTGCCATGCGCTTCCTGTCGCAGGGCGGCGCCTGGAACCACGTGGCCATGAAACAGGCGATCGCCGATGCCGGGCTCGAGGAAAACGACATCACCAACGAGCGCACCGGCATCGTCATGGGTTCGGGCGGACCTTCCACCCGCACCATTGTCGAGGCGGCGCTGACCACCGAGAAGAACGGCTCGCCGAAGCGTATCGGCCCGTTTGCCGTTCCGAAGGCGATGTCCTCGACCGCATCCGCCACGCTTGCCACCTGGTTCAAGATCCACGGCGTCAACTATTCGATCTCGTCGGCCTGCTCGACCTCGGCGCACTGCATCGGCAACGCCGCCGAGCTCATTCAGTGGGGCAAGCAGGACGTGATGTTTGCCGGCGGCCACGAGGATCTCGACTGGACGATGTCGAACCTCTTCGACGCCATGGGCGCAATGTCCACCGACTTTAACGAGAGCGCCCCGAACCGCGCCTCGCGCGCCTATGACGCCAACCGCGACGGCTTCGTCATTGCCGGCGGCGCCGGTGTCGTCATTCTCGAAGAGCTGGAACACGCCAAGGCCCGCGGCGCCAAGATCTACGGCGAGATCATCGGTTATGGCGCAACCTCCGACGGTTACGACATGGTCGCCCCATCGGGCGAAGGCGCGGTGCGTTGCATGCGCCAGGCACTTGCCGGTGTTGACGACGAAATCGACTACATCAACACGCATGGCACGTCGACTCCCGTCGGCGATAGCCGGGAAATCGGCGCGATCCGCGAAGTCTTCGCTGACAAGATTCCGCATATCCAGTCGACCAAGTCGCTGACCGGCCATTCGCTGGGCGCAGCCGGCGTGCAGGAATCGATCTACGGGCTTCTGATGATGCAGGAAGGTTTCATCGGCGAAAGCGCCCATATCGATGAACTCGACCCCGAATTCGAAGGTGTTCCGGTCGTTCGCAGCCGCATCGACAATGCGAAGATCGACACTGTTCTTTCAAACTCGTTCGGCTTCGGCGGCACGAACGCCACGCTGGTTTTCCGGCGCTACAATGGATAA
- a CDS encoding homoserine O-succinyltransferase: protein MPIKIPDTLPAYETLIAEGVRVKTETVAERQDIRPLHFGLLNLMPNKIKTELQFARLLGASPLQIELSLVRVGGHKAKNTPIEHLLSFYNTWDEIAERKFDGFIITGAPVETLDFEEVTYWDELKEILDWTTTHCHSTMNICWGAMAAAYHFHGVPKTLLDKKAFGIYRHRNLKPASVYLNGFSDDFQIPVSRWTEMRREDLEQVDGLELLMDSDEVGPCLAHESFANRLYMFNHIEYDSGSLGDEYRRDVAANVPVDLPYNYFPGDDPARTPQNRWRSHAHLLFGNWINEVYQTTPYYLEEIGAPAT, encoded by the coding sequence ATGCCTATCAAGATTCCAGATACACTGCCCGCCTATGAAACGCTGATTGCGGAAGGCGTGCGGGTCAAGACGGAAACGGTGGCGGAGCGGCAAGATATCCGCCCGCTGCACTTCGGGCTGCTCAACCTCATGCCGAACAAGATCAAGACCGAGCTGCAGTTCGCCCGCCTGCTCGGTGCCTCGCCGCTGCAGATCGAATTGTCGCTGGTGCGCGTCGGCGGCCACAAGGCCAAGAACACGCCGATCGAGCACCTGCTGTCCTTCTACAACACCTGGGACGAGATCGCCGAGCGCAAGTTCGACGGCTTCATCATCACCGGCGCGCCGGTGGAGACGCTCGATTTCGAGGAAGTCACCTACTGGGACGAATTGAAGGAAATCCTCGACTGGACGACCACCCACTGCCACTCGACGATGAACATCTGCTGGGGGGCGATGGCGGCCGCCTATCACTTTCATGGCGTGCCGAAGACGCTGCTCGACAAGAAGGCCTTCGGCATCTATCGCCACCGCAACCTGAAACCGGCCTCGGTCTATCTCAACGGCTTCTCGGATGATTTCCAGATTCCGGTTTCGCGCTGGACGGAGATGCGCCGCGAGGACCTCGAGCAGGTCGACGGGCTGGAGCTGCTGATGGATTCCGACGAGGTCGGGCCCTGTCTCGCGCATGAGAGTTTCGCCAACCGCCTCTACATGTTCAATCACATCGAATATGATTCCGGCTCGCTTGGCGATGAATACCGGCGCGACGTCGCCGCCAATGTGCCGGTCGACCTGCCCTACAACTATTTCCCGGGCGACGATCCGGCGCGCACGCCGCAGAACCGGTGGCGCTCGCACGCGCATCTCTTGTTCGGCAACTGGATCAACGAGGTCTACCAGACGACCCCCTATTATCTGGAAGAAATCGGCGCGCCGGCGACTTGA